In a genomic window of Nitrospira sp. ND1:
- the hsdR gene encoding EcoAI/FtnUII family type I restriction enzme subunit R: protein MNEAETRAEHIDPALKAAGWGVVEGSRVLREYPITLGRIEGLGRRAKPLIADYVLVYRNTKLAVIEAKAWDEALTEGVAQAKQYAGKLAVRFSYATNGQGIYGIDMETGKEGEWPHYPSPDELWSRTFAKQDAWRDRFALVPFEDKAGSHPGRYYQDIAVERVMAAVAAGKPRVLLTLATGTGKTFIAFQIAWKLFQSRWNLSREPSRRPRILFLADRNILADQAYNAFSAFPEDALVRIAPDDIRKKGRVPKNGSLFFTIFQTFMSGPPKDGKPSPYFGEYPPDFFDFIVIDECHRGGANDESNWRDILEYFAPAVQLGLTATPKRKDNVDTYAYFGEPVFIYSLKDGINDGYLTPFKVKQISTTLDDYVYTPDDKLIEGEIETGKRYTEPDFNKIIEIKEREAHRVKLFMDLINQQEKTLVFCATQDHALAVRDLINQMKTGTDPNYCQRVTANDGALGEQHLRDFQDNEKTIPTILTTSQKLSTGVDARNIRNIVLMRPINSMIEFKQIIGRGTRLYDGKDYFTIYDFVKAHHHFNDPEWDGEPIEPDPTPAPLPPRPDLLPDRVREKPAEYAKRQKIKVKLADGKARMIQHMMVTSFWHPDGTPMSAQQFMELLFGKLPEFFKDEAELRALWSLPDTRAKLLERLAEKGFGKEQMAEMQKIIDAERSDLFDVLAHVAYALPPLSREDRASKAKVEISHHFNSKQQVFLDFVLSHYVTVGVEELDQEKLTPLLRLKYHNSIADAVADLGKPEEIGQVFAGFQKYLYQPQMQANP from the coding sequence GTGAACGAAGCCGAAACCAGAGCCGAGCACATCGACCCAGCGCTGAAGGCGGCGGGGTGGGGCGTGGTGGAGGGAAGCCGCGTGCTGCGCGAATATCCCATCACGCTGGGCCGCATAGAAGGCTTGGGGCGGCGTGCGAAGCCGCTGATCGCCGATTACGTCCTCGTCTACCGGAATACCAAGCTTGCCGTGATTGAAGCCAAGGCCTGGGATGAAGCGTTGACTGAAGGCGTCGCGCAAGCAAAACAGTATGCCGGGAAACTCGCCGTCCGCTTCAGCTATGCCACCAACGGCCAAGGGATCTATGGCATCGACATGGAGACGGGCAAGGAAGGCGAGTGGCCGCACTATCCCAGCCCGGATGAACTCTGGTCACGCACGTTCGCCAAGCAGGACGCCTGGCGGGACCGCTTCGCCTTAGTGCCATTCGAGGATAAGGCCGGCTCGCACCCGGGCCGCTACTATCAGGATATCGCCGTTGAACGGGTGATGGCGGCTGTCGCTGCTGGTAAGCCGCGCGTGCTGTTGACGCTGGCGACCGGCACGGGCAAGACCTTCATCGCCTTCCAGATCGCCTGGAAACTCTTTCAGAGTCGCTGGAACCTGAGCCGGGAACCGTCGCGCCGTCCGCGCATTCTCTTCCTGGCCGACCGGAACATTCTCGCCGATCAGGCCTACAACGCCTTCTCCGCGTTTCCCGAGGATGCGCTTGTCCGGATCGCTCCCGACGACATTCGCAAGAAAGGCAGAGTGCCGAAGAACGGAAGCCTATTCTTCACGATCTTTCAGACGTTCATGAGCGGCCCACCGAAGGATGGTAAGCCATCGCCCTATTTCGGCGAGTACCCGCCGGACTTCTTCGACTTCATCGTCATCGACGAGTGCCATCGCGGCGGGGCGAACGATGAAAGCAACTGGCGGGACATTCTCGAATACTTCGCGCCCGCCGTGCAGCTCGGCCTGACCGCCACGCCCAAGCGCAAAGATAACGTGGATACCTATGCCTATTTCGGCGAGCCGGTCTTTATTTATTCGCTGAAGGACGGTATCAACGACGGCTACCTGACGCCCTTCAAGGTGAAGCAAATTTCCACGACGCTCGACGACTATGTCTACACGCCCGACGACAAGCTGATCGAGGGGGAGATCGAAACCGGGAAGCGTTACACCGAACCGGACTTCAATAAGATCATCGAGATCAAGGAACGGGAAGCGCACCGGGTCAAGCTCTTCATGGACCTGATCAATCAGCAAGAGAAGACGCTGGTCTTCTGCGCCACTCAAGACCATGCGCTGGCGGTGCGCGATCTGATCAATCAAATGAAGACTGGCACAGATCCAAACTACTGCCAACGGGTGACGGCCAACGACGGTGCGCTCGGCGAGCAGCACTTACGGGATTTTCAAGACAACGAGAAGACCATTCCGACAATCCTCACCACCTCACAGAAACTTTCCACCGGCGTGGACGCGCGGAACATCCGGAACATTGTGCTGATGCGTCCGATCAACTCCATGATCGAGTTCAAGCAGATCATCGGGCGCGGCACCAGGCTCTACGACGGCAAGGACTACTTCACGATCTACGATTTCGTGAAGGCGCACCACCATTTCAATGACCCGGAGTGGGACGGCGAGCCGATAGAGCCGGACCCAACGCCTGCCCCTCTCCCGCCGCGACCGGATCTATTGCCGGACAGGGTTCGCGAAAAGCCTGCCGAATACGCCAAACGACAAAAGATCAAAGTGAAGTTGGCCGACGGCAAGGCGAGGATGATTCAGCACATGATGGTCACATCCTTCTGGCACCCTGACGGCACGCCGATGTCGGCCCAGCAATTTATGGAACTGCTCTTTGGCAAGCTGCCTGAGTTCTTCAAAGACGAAGCGGAACTGCGCGCCTTGTGGAGCCTGCCGGACACGCGAGCCAAACTCCTGGAGCGGTTGGCCGAGAAAGGTTTTGGCAAGGAGCAGATGGCCGAGATGCAGAAGATTATCGACGCCGAGAGAAGCGACCTCTTCGATGTGCTGGCGCACGTGGCCTATGCGCTCCCGCCGTTGAGCCGGGAAGATCGCGCCTCAAAGGCCAAGGTAGAAATCAGCCACCACTTCAACAGCAAGCAGCAGGTCTTTCTCGACTTCGTGCTCTCGCATTACGTCACGGTCGGCGTGGAGGAACTTGATCAGGAAAAACTGACTCCGCTGCTGCGCCTCAAGTACCACAACTCCATCGCCGATGCCGTGGCCGATCTGGGAAAGCCGGAGGAGATCGGTCAGGTGTTCGCTGGATTTCAGAAGTATCTGTATCAGCCTCAGATGCAGGCAAATCCATGA
- a CDS encoding cytochrome ubiquinol oxidase subunit I: MDTALQYDRLQFAVTATFHYLFPQLTMGLALLLVYLRTRDLLSEGDHYHQVARFWTGIFALSFAFGVVTGIPLEFQFGTNWAKFSEYAGGIVGQTLAMEGVFAFFLESSFLGVLLFGESRVSRRTLWLATVLLWLGSWLSGYFILATNAWMQHPVAYHVAADGRLTVESLVGLLTNPWLIWQFAHNMTAAVVTGAFVVAAVGGLYQLAGKHPALARTCLRTGVVAGAFASVLLITPTGHESARQVFEFQPVKGAAFEGLFRTERGADLVLIGQPNMETMTIDNPLVVPSALSLLAYDDLYAKVKGLDAFPPREWPDHIALLYYAYHIMVGLGTLLLAVMGLALAWLWRGRLFTARWLLWLLLLSAPFPYLATTAGWMTAELGRQPWLVYGLFRTEEGISPLVHSGNALFTLLGFLGIYLGLGLLFVLLFLEILRHGPTEPAVGQAGS; this comes from the coding sequence ATGGATACCGCGCTGCAATATGACCGGCTGCAATTCGCCGTCACGGCCACGTTTCACTACCTCTTTCCTCAGCTCACGATGGGACTCGCCCTGCTGCTGGTGTATCTGCGCACGCGTGACCTGCTCAGTGAGGGGGACCATTATCACCAGGTCGCGCGATTCTGGACCGGCATCTTTGCGCTGAGTTTCGCGTTCGGGGTCGTCACGGGCATTCCGCTCGAATTTCAGTTCGGCACCAACTGGGCCAAGTTCTCCGAATACGCAGGCGGCATCGTCGGGCAGACGCTGGCGATGGAAGGGGTGTTCGCCTTTTTTTTGGAGTCGTCGTTCCTCGGGGTGCTCTTATTCGGCGAATCGCGCGTGAGCCGGCGCACGTTGTGGCTGGCGACGGTTTTGCTATGGCTCGGTTCCTGGTTATCCGGCTATTTTATTCTGGCGACGAACGCCTGGATGCAACATCCTGTGGCCTATCACGTGGCGGCCGACGGCCGTCTGACGGTCGAGAGTCTGGTCGGGCTGCTCACGAATCCCTGGCTGATCTGGCAGTTCGCCCATAACATGACGGCGGCGGTCGTCACCGGCGCGTTCGTGGTGGCTGCGGTGGGTGGCCTCTATCAACTGGCGGGGAAACATCCTGCGCTGGCCAGGACCTGTCTGCGCACGGGCGTTGTGGCGGGCGCGTTCGCCTCGGTGCTGCTCATCACACCGACGGGACATGAGAGCGCGCGGCAGGTGTTCGAGTTCCAGCCGGTCAAGGGCGCTGCCTTCGAGGGCCTCTTTCGCACCGAGCGCGGCGCCGACCTCGTGCTGATCGGCCAGCCCAACATGGAAACCATGACGATCGATAATCCGCTCGTCGTGCCGTCGGCGCTGAGCCTGCTCGCCTATGACGATCTTTACGCGAAGGTGAAGGGGCTGGATGCCTTTCCCCCGCGCGAGTGGCCGGACCACATTGCGCTGCTGTATTACGCGTACCACATCATGGTCGGGCTCGGCACGCTCCTGCTCGCGGTGATGGGATTGGCCCTGGCGTGGTTGTGGCGTGGCCGGCTCTTCACTGCCCGTTGGTTGCTCTGGCTCCTGCTGTTGAGCGCTCCTTTTCCCTATCTTGCGACGACAGCCGGCTGGATGACGGCGGAGCTCGGCCGCCAACCCTGGCTGGTGTACGGGCTCTTTCGCACGGAGGAGGGCATCTCGCCGTTGGTCCATTCCGGCAATGCTCTCTTCACCTTGCTGGGCTTCCTGGGGATCTATCTCGGGTTGGGGCTGCTGTTCGTCTTGTTGTTTCTGGAGATCCTGCGTCACGGGCCGACGGAGCCGGCTGTGGGGCAGGCGGGGAGCTAG
- a CDS encoding CDP-alcohol phosphatidyltransferase family protein, whose product MLREFHLADVLTLGNAACGLAAVFFAMHYMGSGSPTHFFAATTLAPAALLFDWLDGRVARWRHQQSVLGRELDSLADIISFGVAPAALGFAAGLRGGWDWIALTYFVCCGVSRLARYNVTAESLSAGREKVAYFEGTPIPTTALLTGVLALAAWQERLGEHLYWGVWTVGPGDLHPLSLMFVLSGTLMISKTLHIPKL is encoded by the coding sequence ATGCTCCGCGAGTTTCATCTGGCCGACGTGCTCACGCTGGGCAACGCCGCCTGCGGGCTCGCGGCCGTGTTCTTCGCCATGCACTACATGGGCAGCGGGTCTCCGACCCATTTCTTCGCCGCCACGACCCTGGCGCCGGCGGCCCTGCTCTTTGATTGGTTGGACGGCCGGGTTGCTCGATGGCGGCATCAGCAGTCAGTGCTCGGGCGGGAGTTGGATTCGCTGGCCGACATCATCTCATTCGGAGTCGCACCGGCAGCACTCGGATTCGCCGCCGGTCTAAGAGGAGGGTGGGACTGGATCGCGCTGACGTACTTCGTCTGCTGCGGGGTGAGTCGCCTGGCCCGGTACAACGTGACTGCCGAGAGCCTCTCCGCGGGTCGGGAGAAGGTGGCTTATTTCGAAGGCACCCCCATTCCCACCACCGCGCTGTTGACCGGCGTCCTAGCCCTGGCCGCCTGGCAGGAGCGACTCGGCGAACATCTCTATTGGGGTGTCTGGACCGTCGGGCCCGGCGACCTGCATCCCCTGTCCCTGATGTTCGTCCTCTCCGGCACCCTGATGATCAGCAAAACCCTCCACATCCCCAAACTGTAG
- the cydB gene encoding cytochrome d ubiquinol oxidase subunit II, with translation METIWYALVLFVLTTYVVLDGYDFGVGILSPFVARQESERRLVRETIGPVWTGNEVWVIAGSALLFLAFPKAFASGFSGFYLALMIMLWLLMGRGLAFELREHVDHALWRTFWDTIFFLANLLLAFVVGLVVGNLLRGVPLNASGYFFLPLWTDFSPGSMPGILDWFTLLTGLTLVALLTLQGASFLVMKTRGELQARAEALAKSATVLLVLLLVALVVALPSVQPAFGVHYAAAPIGFVWPLTAVVALLVRHVSAVRQRPFVGFVASSVSVASLLVAAAWGIFPNLLIATTGQANSLTSLNAATDRTGLEAGLWWVPPGLALVILYQVQIHRLFARPAKPGSSPAAHH, from the coding sequence TTGGAAACGATCTGGTATGCCCTGGTGCTGTTCGTGTTGACCACCTATGTGGTGCTCGACGGCTATGACTTCGGCGTCGGGATCCTGTCGCCATTCGTGGCCCGGCAGGAGAGCGAACGCCGCCTGGTGCGGGAGACGATCGGACCGGTGTGGACCGGCAACGAAGTGTGGGTGATCGCCGGCAGCGCTCTCTTGTTCCTGGCCTTTCCGAAGGCCTTTGCGTCGGGGTTCAGCGGGTTCTACCTCGCCTTGATGATCATGCTGTGGCTCCTGATGGGGAGGGGGTTGGCGTTCGAACTGCGAGAGCATGTCGATCACGCGTTGTGGCGCACGTTCTGGGATACGATCTTCTTTCTGGCCAATCTGCTGCTGGCCTTCGTGGTGGGGCTGGTGGTGGGGAATCTGCTGCGGGGCGTTCCTTTGAATGCGAGCGGCTATTTCTTCCTTCCGCTCTGGACCGACTTCAGCCCCGGTTCGATGCCCGGCATTCTGGATTGGTTCACTCTGCTGACGGGGCTGACCCTGGTCGCCCTGTTGACGTTGCAGGGCGCGAGTTTCCTGGTCATGAAGACGCGCGGGGAGTTGCAGGCAAGGGCGGAGGCGCTGGCGAAGTCCGCAACCGTCTTGTTGGTGTTGTTGCTCGTGGCCCTGGTCGTGGCGCTGCCCTCCGTGCAGCCAGCGTTCGGCGTGCATTATGCGGCCGCTCCCATCGGCTTTGTCTGGCCCCTGACGGCGGTGGTCGCGCTGCTGGTCCGGCACGTGAGCGCTGTCCGTCAACGGCCGTTCGTTGGCTTCGTGGCGTCGAGTGTGTCGGTCGCGAGCCTATTGGTTGCGGCGGCTTGGGGGATTTTTCCCAATCTGTTGATTGCGACGACCGGACAGGCCAACAGTCTCACGAGCCTCAACGCCGCAACCGACCGGACCGGCCTCGAAGCCGGTCTCTGGTGGGTGCCCCCGGGCCTGGCCTTGGTGATCCTGTATCAAGTGCAGATTCATCGCCTCTTCGCCCGCCCGGCCAAGCCTGGATCTTCTCCGGCGGCGCACCACTAG
- a CDS encoding HNH endonuclease, with translation MPDEEDKEKLKSVAQQILRPLPVKLRGLANVRTEAKLKESYTNGWRVELGSLKHRNLRFEVWFCQYPKHGQRFFWYGLYAAQAENLRAFVDVLPESLRPVKQLSGLDMRPATGSSRDYVLKRPLERELFNFPIYEEYQESGQRGSFYGKFDSSLSEDNDAIAAIVVRALSFFEEVFASFSGTKAAADSGAPDESEAYRAIERRVVEQHLARERSRELAERCKRRDNYRCQVCEMTFREVYGDIGKTFAEAHHVIPLSKLSDTVESSLDHLITVCPNCHQMLHRLDGEAGDVPKLRRMLHRR, from the coding sequence ATGCCAGATGAAGAAGATAAAGAAAAACTCAAAAGTGTCGCGCAACAGATATTACGTCCACTGCCAGTAAAGCTAAGAGGGCTCGCCAATGTTCGCACGGAAGCCAAGCTGAAGGAGTCTTACACCAACGGGTGGCGCGTAGAACTTGGATCTTTGAAGCACCGGAATCTACGATTTGAGGTCTGGTTTTGTCAGTACCCCAAACACGGCCAGCGATTTTTCTGGTACGGATTGTATGCAGCACAAGCTGAAAACCTTCGTGCATTTGTCGATGTATTACCTGAGTCCCTGCGGCCTGTTAAACAGCTCTCAGGTTTGGATATGCGGCCAGCAACTGGCTCCAGTCGGGACTATGTTTTAAAGCGGCCACTGGAAAGGGAACTTTTTAACTTTCCAATATACGAGGAATACCAAGAGTCTGGGCAGAGGGGTTCCTTCTACGGGAAATTCGATTCCTCCTTGTCGGAAGACAACGATGCAATAGCGGCTATCGTAGTGCGCGCGCTGTCATTCTTCGAGGAAGTCTTTGCGAGTTTTAGTGGGACGAAAGCGGCAGCAGATAGTGGCGCACCTGATGAGTCAGAAGCTTATAGAGCCATCGAACGGCGTGTCGTAGAGCAGCACTTGGCACGAGAGCGCAGCCGCGAATTGGCAGAACGTTGCAAGCGGCGAGATAACTATCGCTGTCAAGTGTGCGAGATGACATTCAGGGAAGTCTATGGAGATATAGGAAAGACTTTCGCTGAAGCGCACCATGTCATCCCTCTCAGTAAACTTTCTGACACGGTTGAGTCTTCTCTTGACCACCTCATCACGGTCTGTCCGAACTGCCACCAGATGCTACACCGACTGGACGGTGAGGCGGGGGATGTCCCGAAGCTGCGAAGAATGTTACACCGCCGATGA
- the rhuM gene encoding virulence protein RhuM/Fic/DOC family protein — MSEISIYETNSGSIEVRLERETVWLSQEQMAALFDVQKAAVSKHLRNIFASGELERDSTVSKMETVQQEGKRRIARQIEHFNLDAVISVGYRVNSTRATRFRQWATRILREHLTQGYTISRQRFEANARELEAALQLVRKAARSPELQADMGRGLVDIVTRYAQTFVLLQRYDEGLLTEPPTTTGGTLFTVAEARAALAGLKADLIARGEASTLFAQERQEAFEALLGNLDQSVFGEPAYPSVESKAAHLLYFVIKNHPFADGNKRSGAFLFVDFLNRNGRLLDRTGQPVINDIGLAALALLVAESNPSHKDTMIRLIMNMLAQGT; from the coding sequence ATGAGCGAGATTAGCATCTACGAAACGAACAGCGGCAGCATCGAAGTCAGGCTTGAACGCGAGACGGTTTGGCTTTCTCAGGAGCAGATGGCTGCCTTGTTCGATGTCCAGAAGGCGGCGGTCTCGAAACATCTTAGAAACATCTTCGCCAGTGGGGAATTGGAGCGAGACTCAACTGTTTCCAAAATGGAAACAGTTCAACAGGAGGGAAAACGCAGGATTGCCAGACAGATAGAGCATTTCAATCTGGATGCCGTCATTTCTGTCGGCTATCGAGTGAATTCCACCCGTGCGACCCGTTTCCGCCAATGGGCCACCCGCATTCTGCGCGAGCACCTCACCCAAGGGTATACCATCAGTCGCCAGCGGTTCGAAGCCAATGCCCGCGAGTTGGAAGCGGCCCTGCAACTGGTGCGAAAAGCCGCGCGCAGCCCTGAACTTCAAGCCGACATGGGGCGTGGGCTGGTTGATATCGTCACGCGCTATGCGCAGACCTTTGTGCTGCTGCAACGCTATGACGAAGGGCTGCTGACTGAGCCACCGACGACGACGGGCGGAACGCTGTTTACAGTGGCGGAAGCTCGTGCGGCATTGGCCGGGCTCAAGGCAGACCTGATCGCTCGCGGCGAAGCGTCCACGCTCTTCGCCCAGGAACGGCAAGAGGCTTTTGAGGCGCTGCTTGGGAACCTCGACCAGAGTGTGTTTGGCGAACCGGCTTACCCGAGCGTGGAGTCCAAAGCTGCCCATCTCCTGTACTTCGTCATCAAGAATCACCCGTTTGCGGATGGCAACAAACGGAGCGGGGCCTTTCTATTCGTCGATTTCCTCAATCGCAATGGCCGCCTGCTGGATCGCACCGGGCAACCGGTGATCAACGACATCGGTTTGGCGGCGTTGGCGCTGTTGGTTGCCGAATCCAACCCATCCCATAAAGACACGATGATCCGCCTGATCATGAACATGCTGGCACAGGGAACGTAA
- a CDS encoding transposase has product MARPLRLSFPGAVYHVTSRGNARQDIVADDRDRSQWLSLLAHVIDRYGWICHAYCLMDNHYHLLIETPKPNLSLGMRQLNGRYTQAYNLRHEQVGHVFQGRFTAILVEKDAHLLELCRYVVLNPVRAKIVSHPRLWAWSSYRATVGETKAPGWLTTNWILSQFGQREGPAQERYRTFVAEGRGGPVPWEQLTGQIYLGSEKFVAQHQPNRVIRDIPRRQTQAQRPSLETLFQRKGDLEKTIHQAYRQYGYRLAEIADHLGVHAATVSRRLKRAEQESM; this is encoded by the coding sequence ATGGCACGTCCCCTTCGTTTGTCATTCCCCGGCGCCGTCTACCATGTCACGAGTCGGGGCAACGCCCGGCAAGACATCGTAGCTGACGATCGCGACCGCTCCCAATGGCTGAGCCTGCTGGCCCACGTCATCGATCGCTACGGGTGGATCTGCCATGCCTACTGTCTGATGGACAATCACTATCATCTGTTGATCGAGACGCCGAAGCCGAATCTCTCGCTCGGCATGCGGCAATTGAATGGCCGCTATACGCAGGCCTACAACCTCCGTCACGAGCAGGTCGGGCATGTGTTTCAAGGGCGCTTCACGGCGATTCTGGTGGAAAAAGACGCGCATCTGCTTGAATTGTGCCGGTACGTCGTGCTGAATCCGGTCCGTGCGAAGATCGTGTCTCATCCCCGGTTATGGGCCTGGAGCAGTTACCGGGCGACGGTGGGGGAGACGAAGGCGCCTGGCTGGCTGACGACGAACTGGATTCTGAGTCAATTCGGCCAACGCGAGGGACCGGCGCAGGAGCGGTATCGCACCTTTGTGGCGGAGGGGCGGGGTGGGCCAGTCCCTTGGGAGCAACTCACCGGCCAGATCTACCTGGGGTCGGAAAAATTCGTGGCGCAGCACCAACCGAATCGGGTGATCCGTGACATTCCGCGCCGACAGACGCAAGCCCAGCGCCCCTCATTGGAAACGCTGTTTCAGCGGAAGGGCGACCTGGAGAAGACCATCCATCAGGCCTATCGGCAGTACGGGTATCGATTGGCCGAAATTGCGGACCATCTGGGTGTACATGCCGCCACGGTGAGCCGCCGCTTGAAGCGGGCCGAGCAGGAAAGTATGTGA
- a CDS encoding YkvA family protein, with product MKPMTPAMLLRALTMFRGFTQTAAEYLRDKERLRHLLAAAVSIAQGRGGKLLNDLQLLVRLLKASVSGAYTGFSVHKLVTIVAAILYLISPLDVIPDFIPVVGYADDAAVIAWVLNSIAEELKDFKNWEQGT from the coding sequence ATGAAGCCGATGACTCCAGCGATGCTCCTGAGGGCGTTGACCATGTTTCGCGGGTTCACACAGACCGCGGCGGAGTACCTCAGGGACAAAGAGCGGCTTCGTCATCTGTTGGCCGCGGCGGTATCGATCGCGCAAGGGCGCGGTGGCAAGCTGTTGAACGACCTTCAATTATTGGTGCGGCTCCTGAAAGCGTCCGTAAGCGGAGCCTATACCGGCTTTTCGGTTCACAAGCTCGTCACCATCGTGGCGGCGATTCTGTATCTCATCAGCCCGCTCGATGTGATCCCCGACTTCATTCCTGTGGTCGGTTATGCGGATGATGCGGCGGTGATTGCCTGGGTGCTGAACAGCATTGCTGAAGAACTGAAGGACTTTAAGAATTGGGAACAGGGCACGTGA
- the hflX gene encoding GTPase HflX produces MSKPSQSNAVLVAIRTPRVTAEELDSSLQELTRLVKTLGYQVVGRVTQKRSSDRYAAVLGQGKLAELAQWTGGSGKIESAFARPKHKGASKFEAEDSDVTEESDDDESDDTIEPSPGPREQAQIVIVDCDLSPSQLKNLERAAGVPVLDRTGVIIEIFSRHARTRAARLQVEIARLNYLAPRLRETGGGSERQGGGVGGKGAGETSLELDKRRIRDRTKELREELAAIGDEHQTRRARREHELTVALVGYTNAGKSSLMRAMTGSEVLVADKLFATLDTTIRPLYPETCPKVLLSDTVGFIKKLPHDLVASFKSTLDEAASASLLLFVVDASDPSFRSQLDVTRKVLAEVGATEVPSLLVLNKRDRLAPEELAALKAEYPDAIVLSTRNKDDLQALRERIMGYFESDMLDEELRIPFTAQGVVAEIRAKMRILSEEYDAEGLTIRVRSTPENLTAIKKKLAR; encoded by the coding sequence ATGTCGAAGCCCTCACAATCGAATGCCGTGCTTGTGGCGATCCGCACCCCCCGCGTGACTGCGGAGGAGCTGGACAGTTCGCTGCAAGAGCTCACCCGTCTGGTCAAAACCCTCGGGTACCAGGTCGTGGGCCGTGTGACGCAAAAGCGGAGTTCCGATCGATATGCCGCGGTCCTGGGGCAGGGCAAACTTGCCGAATTGGCGCAATGGACCGGTGGGTCCGGGAAAATCGAATCGGCGTTTGCACGGCCGAAGCACAAAGGGGCGTCGAAGTTCGAGGCGGAGGATTCGGACGTCACGGAAGAATCGGACGACGACGAATCGGACGACACCATCGAGCCTTCCCCCGGCCCGCGCGAGCAGGCGCAAATCGTCATCGTGGACTGTGACCTGTCGCCGTCCCAATTGAAAAACCTGGAACGTGCCGCCGGCGTGCCGGTGCTCGATCGGACCGGGGTCATCATTGAGATTTTCAGCCGGCACGCGCGAACCAGAGCGGCCCGGCTGCAGGTGGAGATCGCGCGCCTCAATTATCTTGCGCCCCGGCTGCGGGAAACCGGAGGCGGCAGCGAGCGGCAGGGCGGGGGAGTCGGCGGCAAAGGAGCCGGGGAGACGAGTCTGGAGCTCGATAAGCGCAGAATCCGCGATCGCACGAAGGAACTCCGGGAGGAATTGGCGGCGATCGGGGACGAGCATCAGACGCGCCGTGCGAGGCGGGAACACGAATTGACGGTCGCGCTCGTCGGGTACACCAATGCCGGGAAATCCTCGCTCATGCGGGCGATGACGGGCAGTGAAGTGCTCGTGGCCGACAAGCTGTTCGCCACGCTCGATACCACGATCCGGCCCTTGTATCCTGAGACGTGTCCGAAGGTCCTCCTGTCCGATACGGTGGGTTTCATCAAAAAGCTCCCGCATGACCTGGTGGCCTCGTTCAAGTCGACGCTGGATGAAGCGGCCAGTGCTTCGCTCTTGCTGTTTGTCGTCGATGCCTCCGACCCGTCCTTTCGCTCCCAACTCGACGTCACGCGGAAGGTGTTGGCCGAAGTCGGCGCCACAGAGGTTCCCAGCCTGTTGGTGTTGAATAAACGGGATCGTCTCGCGCCGGAGGAACTCGCGGCCTTGAAGGCGGAGTATCCCGACGCCATTGTGCTGTCCACGAGAAACAAGGACGATCTGCAGGCGCTCCGTGAGCGCATCATGGGGTACTTTGAGAGCGATATGCTCGACGAGGAATTGCGCATTCCCTTTACCGCTCAAGGGGTCGTTGCGGAGATCCGCGCCAAGATGCGTATCCTGTCCGAGGAATATGATGCCGAAGGACTCACGATACGAGTGCGATCGACCCCTGAGAACCTGACTGCCATCAAAAAGAAGCTCGCGCGATGA